From the Selenomonas sp. oral taxon 920 genome, the window CCGCATGCACATCCGCGTGCCTGCGAACCGTCTGCTCGTCGTCACGCCGCACTGTCTGCAGCTTGCGAGCTGTCCGCACAAGGTGACGCGCGACCCGAACAACTGCAAGCGATGCGGCGGCTGCAACATCGGCGATCTCGTGGCACTCGCGGAGGAGATGGGATTTCACTTCTTTGTGGCGACGGGCGGCACGCTTGCCCGCCAGATCATCTACAATATGCGCCCGAAAGCGGTGCTTGCAATTGCGTGCGAGCGCGACCTGATGAGCGGTATACAGGATGTTTTTCCGCTGCCGGCGGTGGGGGTGCTCAATATCCGCCCGAATGGCCCGTGCTACAATACAAGCGTGGACATGAATGAGGTGCGCCGCCAGCTGGAAGAGATCATTGAGCCGGCATCGGACGACACGAGGAAGGGCGCATGATGCAGAGGTATCGTGAGGAAAAAATCGACCGCGTGCGTGAACTTGCGATGCAAGTGCTCCAACGGGTACACGTTGAGGACGCATACGCCAATGTCGCACTTGCGGAAACACTGCGCGAGGTACAGCTGCCGGAGCGCGACCGCCGTTTTCTGACGGAACTCGTCTACGGTGTCACGAAGGCGGGCGCATCGCTCGACTATATGATCGGGTGCTACGTCACCAATATCCGAAAGGCGCAGCCCGCCATTCGCGAGCTCCTGCGTCTGGGATTCTACCAGATCTTCTGCATGGATCGTGTGCCGCCCTCTGCTGCGTGCAATACGGCGGTGGAGCTGGCAAAAAAACATGGACGCAGGGGGGCGGATTCGTTCGTCAACGGCGTTCTCCGCGCTGCACTCAGAGAGCCGGAGCGTGCGGCATTCCCCGATGGACGAGACGCACGTTCCCTTGCGCTGCGCACATGGCATCCGCAGTGGATGGTGGAACGATGGATTCGTACCTATGGATATGAGCGGACGGAGGAACTCTGTCGCTGCAACAATACGAGTGCGCCGCTCTCCGTACGCGTGAATACCCTGCGTACGAACAGCAGTACGCTGATGGAGCAGTTTGCTGCGGCGGGAGCGCAGGTGCGTGCTTCCGCATGGGTGCCGGATGGCATTGTGCTCGCCGCGCATGGCGCACTCGATGAGCTCGCCCCCCTGCGCGAGGGACTGGCACAGGTGCAGGATGAGAGCTCCATGCTCGTCGCCCATGTGCTTGCACCGGAGCCCGGCATGACGGTAATTGATGCCTGTGCTGCGCCGG encodes:
- a CDS encoding DUF116 domain-containing protein; the encoded protein is MSAQTLTVNGKTAGEKKTIALPSRPKKRLFIGMLLLVTVLAAMLLFGIWYIGVPGLERIQPALPWVIGGALTLAVLLSFFGIFNMVLAIAGLPYLPWMKRQTYELINLLFPAAVRLGAIFGVKRRKLEGSFIAVSNLLFHRMHIRVPANRLLVVTPHCLQLASCPHKVTRDPNNCKRCGGCNIGDLVALAEEMGFHFFVATGGTLARQIIYNMRPKAVLAIACERDLMSGIQDVFPLPAVGVLNIRPNGPCYNTSVDMNEVRRQLEEIIEPASDDTRKGA
- the rsmB gene encoding 16S rRNA (cytosine(967)-C(5))-methyltransferase RsmB — its product is MQRYREEKIDRVRELAMQVLQRVHVEDAYANVALAETLREVQLPERDRRFLTELVYGVTKAGASLDYMIGCYVTNIRKAQPAIRELLRLGFYQIFCMDRVPPSAACNTAVELAKKHGRRGADSFVNGVLRAALREPERAAFPDGRDARSLALRTWHPQWMVERWIRTYGYERTEELCRCNNTSAPLSVRVNTLRTNSSTLMEQFAAAGAQVRASAWVPDGIVLAAHGALDELAPLREGLAQVQDESSMLVAHVLAPEPGMTVIDACAAPGGKTTHIAQRMENHGRILAFDIYEEKIHRIERNAKRLGISIIEAQIRDAREIGAAYAGHADRVLVDAPCSGLGVLRRKPDARWKKSVRDAKTLPPLQRAILASAAQAVKRGGILVYSTCTMEECENAVVVNAFLETNTDFVLEETGAFLPMQKSAERMVQIMPETDGPDGFFIARMRRL